GTGGATGGACTGGTCGCTGGCCGATCGCGACGTCGACTTCGACGGCATCTATTTCTGCCCGCATCATCCGGAGGCGGTAGTGGAAGAGTATCGTCAGGTCTGTGACTGCCGTAAACCGCAGCCGGGCATGCTGCTGCAAGCGCAGCAGGAATTGAACATCGATATGGCCGCTTCTTATATGGTGGGCGATAAACCGGAAGATATGCAGGCGGCGATCGCGGCCGGCGTCGGCACCAAGGTGCTGGTGCGTACCGGCAAGCCGGTGACGGAGCAGGGTGAAAAGCTGGCCGATTGGGTGCTAAATAGCCTG
Above is a window of Serratia nematodiphila DZ0503SBS1 DNA encoding:
- the gmhB gene encoding D-glycero-beta-D-manno-heptose 1,7-bisphosphate 7-phosphatase is translated as MTQSVPAIFLDRDGTINVDHGYVHEIDNFHFIDGVIDACRELKKMGFALVMVTNQSGIARGKFSEDQFMYLTEWMDWSLADRDVDFDGIYFCPHHPEAVVEEYRQVCDCRKPQPGMLLQAQQELNIDMAASYMVGDKPEDMQAAIAAGVGTKVLVRTGKPVTEQGEKLADWVLNSLADLPAAIKKRV